A DNA window from Streptococcus parapneumoniae contains the following coding sequences:
- a CDS encoding ROK family transcriptional regulator encodes MTLSKKQLQLRAKILETVYTLGPISRIEIATKTGITPATTSSITNELIKENILLELGEDEHDTSVGRKKILLDIQANRFYYIGCELSEKHFTFALGDNLGNILKEEKEIVTKQLIQEKGNQLISQTLKQFLNNCSDYEIEAIGIALPGRYLDDYKITTNNPLWQHIDLEMIQSHFDKPLFFSNNVNCMAIGKRLFSRQQNDSNFAYFHFARGMHCSYIYDGNIYGKGNLMIGEIGHTVVSSEGEECGCGRKGCLQTFAGESWLIKKSKILYHQSPYSLLPSLVKNADDIDIQVILTAYQLGDTGIITLIHQALLYLSQTILNISMMIDSQKIYLHSPLLTNQHIIQKLYSEMNYKPKLLYNRLPEVIIEPYNDFTAAHSAIALCLYHTILHP; translated from the coding sequence ATGACCTTATCTAAGAAACAATTACAACTAAGAGCTAAAATACTGGAGACAGTTTACACATTAGGACCCATTTCACGAATTGAAATTGCTACCAAAACAGGAATAACACCTGCAACAACTAGCAGTATCACAAATGAGCTGATTAAAGAAAACATTCTCTTAGAACTTGGTGAAGACGAACACGATACAAGTGTAGGGAGAAAAAAAATTCTGCTAGACATTCAAGCTAATCGATTTTACTACATTGGTTGTGAACTATCTGAAAAACATTTCACTTTTGCTTTAGGAGATAATCTAGGAAATATCTTAAAAGAAGAGAAAGAAATTGTTACTAAACAGTTAATCCAAGAAAAGGGAAATCAACTTATTAGCCAGACACTAAAGCAATTCTTAAATAACTGCTCTGATTATGAAATAGAAGCAATTGGAATCGCGCTACCTGGTCGCTATTTAGATGATTATAAAATAACAACAAACAATCCTTTATGGCAACATATCGACTTAGAAATGATTCAATCCCACTTTGATAAGCCTTTGTTTTTCTCTAACAATGTTAACTGTATGGCTATAGGTAAACGCCTATTTAGTCGCCAACAGAATGACTCTAATTTTGCTTATTTTCATTTTGCTAGAGGTATGCACTGCTCTTATATCTACGACGGGAACATTTATGGGAAAGGAAATCTAATGATTGGAGAAATAGGGCATACAGTGGTTTCATCTGAGGGAGAAGAATGTGGTTGTGGACGCAAGGGGTGCTTACAAACTTTTGCTGGAGAATCTTGGTTAATCAAAAAATCAAAAATTCTATATCATCAATCTCCCTATTCTCTACTTCCTAGTTTAGTCAAAAATGCCGATGATATTGATATCCAAGTTATTTTAACCGCTTATCAATTAGGTGACACTGGAATAATCACACTTATCCATCAAGCCTTACTCTATCTTAGTCAAACCATTTTAAATATCAGTATGATGATTGACTCTCAAAAAATCTACCTACATAGTCCTTTACTAACAAATCAACACATCATCCAAAAACTATATAGTGAAATGAACTACAAACCCAAACTGCTCTATAATCGCCTACCTGAAGTTATTATTGAACCTTATAATGATTTTACAGCTGCACACTCAGCTATTGCACTTTGTTTGTATCATACAATTCTACATCCCTAA
- a CDS encoding phosphoribosylanthranilate isomerase — protein MTKIKICGLSTKEAVETAVSAGADYIGFVFAPSKRQVTLDQAAELAKPISANVKKVGVFVSPSRAELLEAIDKVGLDLVQVHGQVADDLFEDLPCASIQAVQVDGEGHVPNSQADYLLFDAPVAGSGQTFDWAQLDTIGLTQPFFIAGGLNEDNVVKAIQHFTPYAVDVSSGVETDGQKDHEKIRRFIERVKNGISRTK, from the coding sequence TTGACAAAGATTAAGATTTGCGGATTATCGACCAAAGAAGCGGTGGAAACAGCCGTTTCAGCAGGAGCCGACTACATCGGTTTTGTCTTCGCACCTAGTAAAAGACAGGTGACCTTGGATCAGGCTGCTGAGTTGGCAAAGCCCATTTCTGCTAATGTTAAGAAGGTTGGCGTATTTGTTTCACCAAGTCGGGCAGAATTGCTAGAAGCGATTGACAAAGTTGGCTTGGACTTGGTTCAAGTTCACGGTCAGGTAGCAGATGATTTGTTTGAGGATTTGCCTTGTGCCAGTATTCAGGCTGTGCAGGTGGATGGAGAGGGTCATGTGCCCAATTCTCAGGCAGACTATCTACTCTTTGATGCCCCTGTGGCTGGGAGTGGCCAGACCTTTGACTGGGCTCAACTGGATACGATTGGACTAACTCAGCCTTTCTTTATCGCAGGTGGGCTTAATGAAGACAATGTAGTAAAAGCAATTCAACACTTTACTCCCTATGCAGTTGATGTATCAAGCGGAGTGGAGACAGATGGACAAAAAGATCATGAAAAGATTAGAAGATTTATAGAGAGGGTAAAGAATGGCATATCAAGAACCAAATAA
- a CDS encoding prepilin peptidase has product MIDIYFFLVGSILASFLGLVIDRFPEQSIISPASHCDSCQTRLRPLDLIPILSQVFNRFRCRYCKATYPVWYALLELGLGLLFLAWSWELLPLGQVILITAGLTLGIYDFRHQEYPLLVWMTFHLILMAFSGWNLVMIFFFVLGILAHFIDIRMGAGDFLFLASCALVFSATELLILIQFASATGILAFLLQKKKERLPFVPFLLLSACLIIFGKLLLV; this is encoded by the coding sequence ATGATTGATATTTATTTTTTTCTTGTCGGGAGCATTCTCGCTTCCTTTCTTGGTTTGGTTATTGACCGTTTTCCAGAGCAATCCATTATCAGCCCAGCCAGTCACTGCGATTCCTGTCAGACTCGCTTGCGTCCCTTAGATTTGATTCCGATTCTCTCGCAGGTCTTCAATCGCTTTCGCTGTCGCTACTGCAAGGCTACTTATCCTGTCTGGTATGCGCTTTTGGAACTAGGCTTAGGGCTCCTCTTTCTGGCTTGGTCTTGGGAATTACTTCCCTTGGGGCAAGTCATCCTAATCACTGCTGGTTTGACCTTGGGCATCTACGACTTTCGCCATCAGGAATATCCCTTACTGGTCTGGATGACTTTCCACCTAATCCTCATGGCCTTCTCTGGCTGGAATCTGGTCATGATTTTCTTCTTTGTTCTTGGAATTTTGGCTCATTTTATCGATATTCGCATGGGCGCAGGGGATTTTCTCTTTTTAGCTTCTTGTGCTCTCGTCTTTAGTGCGACCGAATTACTCATCTTGATTCAGTTTGCTTCTGCGACGGGCATCCTGGCCTTTCTCCTGCAAAAGAAAAAGGAAAGACTTCCTTTCGTGCCTTTCCTCTTACTCTCTGCTTGTTTGATTATTTTTGGTAAGCTACTGCTTGTTTGA
- the trpB gene encoding tryptophan synthase subunit beta: MAYQEPNKDGFYGKFGGRFVPETLMTAVLELEKAYRESQADPSFQEELNQLLRQYVGRETPLYYAKNLTQHIGGAKIYLKREDLNHTGAHKINNALGQVLLAKRMGKKKIIAETGAGQHGVATATAAALFNMECTIYMGEEDVKRQALNVFRMELLGAKVEAVTDGSRVLKDAVNAALRSWVANIDDTHYILGSALGPHPFPEIVRDFQSVIGREAKQQYRDLTGQDLPDALVACVGGGSNAIGLFHPFVEDESVAMYGAEAAGLGVDTEHHAATLTKGRPGILHGSLMDVLQDAHGQILEAFSISAGLDYPGIGPEHSHYHDIKRASYVPVTDEEALEGFQLLSRVEGIIPALESSHAIAFAVKLAKELGPDKSMIVCLSGRGDKDVVQVKDRLEADTAKKGEAHA, from the coding sequence ATGGCATATCAAGAACCAAATAAAGATGGATTTTACGGAAAATTCGGCGGACGTTTCGTCCCAGAAACATTGATGACAGCAGTTTTAGAGTTGGAGAAAGCCTACCGTGAAAGTCAGGCAGACCCAAGTTTCCAAGAGGAATTAAACCAGCTCTTACGCCAGTATGTGGGGCGTGAAACTCCTCTTTACTACGCAAAAAATTTGACTCAGCATATTGGCGGAGCCAAGATTTATCTCAAACGTGAAGATCTCAACCATACAGGGGCTCACAAGATTAACAATGCCTTGGGACAAGTTTTGCTTGCCAAACGCATGGGTAAAAAGAAAATTATCGCTGAAACAGGTGCTGGTCAGCACGGTGTAGCAACTGCAACTGCTGCAGCCCTCTTTAACATGGAATGTACTATCTACATGGGTGAGGAAGATGTCAAACGCCAAGCCCTCAATGTGTTCCGTATGGAGCTTTTGGGAGCCAAGGTTGAGGCAGTGACAGACGGTTCGCGCGTGCTCAAGGATGCGGTCAATGCAGCCCTTCGTTCATGGGTGGCAAATATCGACGACACCCACTATATCCTTGGTTCTGCCTTGGGGCCTCATCCATTCCCAGAAATCGTTCGTGACTTCCAGAGTGTTATCGGTCGAGAGGCTAAACAACAGTACCGCGACTTGACAGGACAAGATCTGCCAGATGCCCTAGTAGCCTGTGTTGGTGGTGGTTCAAATGCCATCGGTCTCTTCCATCCATTTGTGGAAGATGAGTCTGTAGCCATGTATGGAGCTGAAGCGGCTGGACTTGGTGTGGATACAGAGCACCACGCCGCTACCTTGACTAAGGGTCGCCCAGGCATTCTTCACGGTTCCCTCATGGATGTGCTCCAAGATGCGCATGGTCAAATTCTTGAAGCCTTCTCTATCTCAGCAGGTTTGGACTATCCTGGTATCGGTCCAGAACACTCTCACTATCATGATATCAAACGTGCCAGCTATGTTCCTGTGACTGACGAGGAAGCCTTGGAAGGATTCCAACTCTTGTCTCGTGTGGAAGGGATTATACCAGCCTTGGAATCTAGCCATGCTATCGCCTTTGCGGTGAAATTGGCCAAAGAACTCGGTCCAGACAAATCCATGATTGTCTGTCTATCAGGTCGTGGGGACAAGGATGTGGTTCAAGTCAAGGACCGCTTGGAAGCAGATACAGCAAAGAAGGGAGAAGCTCATGCCTAA
- a CDS encoding GNAT family N-acetyltransferase gives MTIRFEENVSKENAQLVCQWSNSLGKSFQEQWMGPRISFPLTIQVLQDLEGIFSIFEGQEFVGLIQKIRLEERNLHIGRFLINPQKQGQGLGSQTLRKFVSLAFENEEIDSISLNVFEVNQAAKHLYQKEGFEIVQMVEAPERKYIMKKGR, from the coding sequence ATGACAATTCGTTTTGAAGAAAATGTGAGCAAAGAAAATGCTCAGCTCGTATGCCAATGGTCCAACTCCCTAGGCAAATCATTTCAAGAACAATGGATGGGACCAAGGATTTCATTTCCATTGACAATTCAAGTCTTGCAAGATTTGGAAGGAATCTTTTCAATCTTTGAAGGACAAGAGTTTGTGGGGCTTATCCAGAAAATCAGACTAGAAGAGAGAAATCTACATATCGGACGCTTTTTGATCAACCCCCAGAAACAGGGGCAGGGACTAGGTAGCCAGACTTTAAGGAAATTTGTTAGTTTGGCCTTTGAAAATGAAGAGATAGATAGTATTTCTTTAAATGTATTCGAAGTAAATCAAGCAGCCAAGCACCTTTACCAAAAAGAAGGATTTGAAATCGTTCAAATGGTTGAAGCACCTGAACGGAAATATATTATGAAGAAGGGGAGATAG
- a CDS encoding XRE family transcriptional regulator, whose protein sequence is MFNGRVLKELRLLNGLSRAELAQRINLTEQAIWQFESNETKPKLSTKMHLANQFHVDLTYFEQEEESIRFDSSVIAFRNADLATRKTIDIQTMYLHKVDSLIDYFESFVIIPNITIHDLSNVVSESYHKGESIEELALYAREKLGISKDNHDLLYKLERSGIYIVERLINGQADAYSAWSKLGRPYIVLGTNKSSVRRNFDLAHELGHILLHKYKDMNEDGDRLEQEANYFASCFLLPKEEFLVKFEERVGKRVSNPDSYILLKSDLNVSIQALEYRAFKLGLLTPKQHSYFYRQIAQKGYKMIEPLDDQIFVKKPSKVKSILDVVLSNHLVSLATIMSKQSIRLQFISEIFSVEMKFFDQYKEDKRTDRFDNIIPLYKRNNL, encoded by the coding sequence ATGTTTAATGGTCGGGTATTGAAAGAATTACGGCTGTTAAATGGTTTAAGTAGAGCAGAATTGGCTCAGAGAATTAATTTAACGGAACAAGCCATTTGGCAGTTTGAGTCTAACGAAACTAAACCTAAATTATCAACCAAAATGCATTTGGCCAACCAATTTCATGTTGATTTAACTTATTTTGAACAAGAAGAAGAAAGTATTCGATTTGATTCTTCTGTAATTGCCTTTAGAAATGCAGACCTAGCAACACGGAAAACAATAGATATTCAAACTATGTATTTACATAAGGTAGATAGTTTGATTGATTATTTTGAAAGTTTTGTAATTATACCTAATATTACAATTCATGACCTAAGTAATGTAGTGAGTGAATCTTATCATAAGGGAGAATCCATTGAGGAATTGGCTCTTTATGCCAGGGAAAAATTAGGTATTTCAAAAGATAATCATGATTTGCTTTATAAATTAGAACGTTCAGGCATCTATATCGTGGAACGATTAATTAATGGGCAAGCTGATGCTTATAGCGCATGGTCAAAATTGGGAAGACCTTATATTGTGTTGGGGACGAATAAATCATCTGTACGTCGAAATTTTGACTTAGCTCATGAACTAGGACATATTCTTTTACACAAATATAAAGATATGAATGAAGATGGCGATCGTTTGGAGCAAGAAGCAAATTATTTTGCATCATGTTTTTTATTGCCAAAAGAAGAGTTTTTGGTCAAATTTGAAGAGAGGGTTGGCAAGCGTGTCAGCAATCCTGATAGTTATATTTTATTGAAGTCGGATTTGAATGTTTCGATACAGGCTTTAGAGTATCGAGCTTTTAAGTTAGGATTATTGACTCCAAAGCAACATTCTTACTTTTATCGTCAAATTGCGCAAAAAGGTTACAAAATGATTGAACCTCTGGATGATCAAATTTTTGTTAAAAAACCAAGCAAAGTAAAGAGTATTCTGGACGTCGTTTTGAGTAATCATCTAGTCAGTCTAGCGACTATAATGTCTAAACAAAGTATTCGTTTACAGTTTATAAGCGAAATATTTTCAGTCGAAATGAAATTTTTTGATCAGTATAAAGAAGATAAAAGAACAGATCGATTTGATAACATCATTCCTTTGTACAAAAGAAATAATTTATAA
- the trpA gene encoding tryptophan synthase subunit alpha — protein sequence MPKTLTEKLNAIKAAGKGIFVPYIMAGDHEKGLDGLAETIHFLEDLGVSAIEVGIPFSDPVADGPVIEAAGLRSLAHGTSTQALVETLKTIETEIPLVIMTYFNPLFQYGVENFVKDLADTAVKGLIIPDLPHEHANFVEPFLADTDMALIPLVSLTTGIERQKELIEGAEGFVYAVAINGVTGKSGNYRADLDKHLAQLHQVADIPVLTGFGVSSQADVERFNAVSDGVIVGSKIVKALHEGEPIQDFIKQAVAYQK from the coding sequence ATGCCTAAGACACTAACAGAAAAATTGAACGCTATTAAAGCAGCTGGAAAAGGAATTTTCGTTCCTTATATCATGGCAGGAGACCATGAGAAAGGTTTGGATGGACTCGCTGAAACAATCCACTTTTTAGAAGATTTGGGTGTCTCTGCAATTGAAGTGGGTATTCCTTTTTCAGATCCTGTCGCAGATGGACCTGTTATCGAAGCAGCTGGCTTGCGCAGTTTAGCCCACGGGACCTCTACCCAGGCTTTGGTTGAAACCTTGAAAACCATTGAAACAGAGATTCCACTGGTCATCATGACCTACTTCAACCCCCTCTTTCAGTACGGTGTTGAGAACTTTGTCAAAGATTTGGCAGATACAGCGGTTAAGGGCTTGATTATTCCAGACCTGCCTCATGAGCATGCCAACTTTGTAGAACCATTTTTGGCAGACACAGACATGGCCTTGATTCCTCTAGTTAGTTTGACGACAGGAATTGAGCGCCAAAAAGAGTTGATTGAAGGAGCAGAAGGATTTGTCTATGCCGTTGCCATCAATGGGGTGACAGGAAAATCAGGAAACTACCGAGCAGACTTGGATAAGCACTTGGCGCAATTGCATCAAGTAGCTGACATTCCAGTCTTGACAGGATTTGGTGTGTCAAGTCAAGCCGATGTGGAACGCTTCAATGCGGTATCAGATGGCGTTATCGTTGGTTCAAAAATCGTAAAAGCCCTCCATGAAGGAGAGCCGATTCAGGACTTTATCAAACAAGCAGTAGCTTACCAAAAATAA